One Hallerella porci DNA window includes the following coding sequences:
- a CDS encoding DUF1566 domain-containing protein, producing MAKKCPQCGMELNFPEEVLAKLQQCPFCTAPLSAKPVVGEPVDLGLSVRWADHNVGATNSEDYGDYFAWGEIEPKAEYTDENSLTYQKDDFNFDIAGSPKYDAATANWGGKWRMPTEEEYRELVEKCEWKWTSKNHRNGCKVTGPNGNSIFLPAAGLLPDSGLDDAGSIGRCWSSTPTERGSESAYNLGFGSGGQIVDDYACRDYGLSVRPVLAEKNEENESSQNTEFQQTSREAVDL from the coding sequence ATGGCAAAAAAATGCCCCCAATGTGGAATGGAATTGAATTTTCCAGAAGAAGTTCTTGCAAAATTACAGCAGTGTCCTTTTTGTACAGCACCATTGAGTGCAAAACCAGTGGTGGGTGAACCAGTTGATTTAGGCTTGTCAGTTCGGTGGGCTGATCATAATGTAGGGGCTACAAATTCCGAAGATTATGGAGATTACTTTGCATGGGGCGAAATAGAACCCAAAGCAGAATACACCGATGAAAATAGCCTAACATATCAAAAGGATGACTTCAATTTTGATATAGCAGGCAGCCCGAAGTATGACGCAGCTACAGCCAATTGGGGCGGAAAATGGCGCATGCCAACAGAAGAAGAATATCGAGAATTAGTTGAAAAATGTGAATGGAAGTGGACAAGCAAAAATCATAGAAATGGTTGTAAAGTAACAGGTCCGAATGGAAATTCAATTTTCCTCCCAGCGGCAGGGCTCCTTCCCGATTCTGGTTTGGACGACGCAGGGAGTATCGGCCGCTGCTGGAGTTCTACTCCGACCGAGCGCGGCAGCGAGAGCGCTTACAACTTGGGCTTCGGTTCGGGCGGTCAGATCGTGGACGACTACGCCTGCCGCGACTATGGGTTATCTGTTCGCCCCGTCTTAGCAGAAAAGAATGAAGAAAACGAATCTTCACAAAATACGGAGTTTCAACAAACATCTAGAGAAGCTGTTGATTTAG